A genomic window from Paucibacter sp. KCTC 42545 includes:
- a CDS encoding DsrE family protein codes for MTGIALLLWAAEPEAPHRLVTPFFHAAAAAAMDLQVEIYFTARSVLLLKPGVAAGLRASALHDKTVYQAMQEALAHGAKLFACTDALHAQGLQRSELIPECSGHGGAVQFMSRVADPAWRSLVF; via the coding sequence GTGACGGGCATTGCTTTGCTGCTGTGGGCGGCCGAGCCCGAGGCGCCGCATCGTCTGGTCACGCCCTTTTTCCACGCCGCGGCCGCAGCGGCCATGGATTTGCAGGTGGAGATTTATTTCACCGCCCGCTCAGTGCTCCTGCTCAAGCCCGGCGTGGCGGCGGGTTTGCGGGCCTCGGCGCTACATGACAAGACTGTCTACCAAGCCATGCAAGAAGCGCTGGCCCATGGCGCCAAACTGTTTGCTTGTACGGATGCCCTGCATGCGCAAGGCCTGCAGCGCAGCGAGCTGATTCCCGAGTGCAGCGGCCATGGCGGCGCTGTGCAGTTCATGTCCCGCGTGGCCGATCCGGCCTGGCGCAGCCTGGTGTTCTGA
- a CDS encoding glycine cleavage system protein H — protein sequence MLIQGILLPDDLLYLVEHQTWARLQPDGSARLGITAMGLKASGEIYMCRPKSVGTQLEQGRAMAVVELAKSIVSVKTPLSGQVLRVNTALEECPELVWRDPYGEGWLLDLAPSRLAEEQALLHSGEAARAPMENYAWLNQLKPQTPQTPHTPQA from the coding sequence ATGCTGATCCAAGGCATCCTGCTCCCCGACGACTTGCTCTATCTGGTGGAGCACCAGACCTGGGCTCGCTTGCAGCCTGATGGTTCGGCCCGGCTGGGCATCACGGCCATGGGCTTGAAGGCCTCGGGTGAGATTTATATGTGCCGGCCCAAGTCGGTGGGCACCCAGTTGGAGCAGGGGCGGGCGATGGCGGTGGTGGAATTGGCCAAGTCCATCGTGTCGGTGAAAACGCCGCTATCGGGTCAGGTCTTGCGGGTCAATACCGCGCTGGAAGAATGCCCAGAACTGGTCTGGCGCGACCCCTACGGTGAAGGCTGGCTGCTGGACCTGGCGCCCAGCCGCTTGGCAGAGGAACAGGCGCTGCTGCACAGCGGTGAAGCGGCGCGCGCGCCGATGGAGAACTATGCATGGCTGAATCAGCTGAAGCCACAAACGCCACAAACACCACATACGCCCCAAGCGTGA